The Euphorbia lathyris chromosome 3, ddEupLath1.1, whole genome shotgun sequence genome contains a region encoding:
- the LOC136223115 gene encoding uncharacterized protein has protein sequence MEVAGAEEALSVLNYSLSHIKWRLKPPAKRRLEIDVLALCTEMRPVIMVDYGGMMPELQERLCALLRFCQQESPIFEHLRVMVIEDMIYLIHFRALAEYVKSSLNSEVELVLVNLEQDPLKMVSLAEKCSLVADLIRVQNLFSVSFPLIETNNELSSCRTIDSTARANAESSSDKTLTSQSSGIIDLSSCMQDTQITVPTLNGWLLGYPVVYLFGKEQISDSIYNLSTKYLNIFRILVRNVSSKKGSRLEELMSFSVPYELSMGGSKEPWAEAFMGKMQSRWENCKQVWKVLQLEVSECYPQAIVL, from the exons ATGGAGGTTGCAGGAGCTGAAGAAGCGCTGAGTGTCTTGAACTATTCTCTTTCCCACATCAAATGGCGCTTGAAACCTCCGGCCAAGCGCCGGTTGGAAATAG ATGTTCTAGCTTTATGTACAGAGATGAGGCCAGTTATAATGGTAGACTATGGTGGGATGATGCCTGAACTCCAGGAGCGTCTGTGTGCACTTCTTAGATTTTGTCAGCAG GAGTCACCTATTTTTGAGCATCTAAGAGTGATGGTTATAGAAGATATGATATATCTGATACATTTTAGAGCACTTGCAGAGTATGTCAAGTCAAGCTTGAACTCTGAAGTAGAACTGGTCCTTGTGAATTTAGAACAAGATCCTCTGAAG ATGGTATCTCTAGCAGAAAAATGCTCATTAGTAGCAGATCTTATAAGAGTGCAGAATCTATTCTCTGTGTCTTTTCCTCTCATTGAAACGAACAATGAACTTTCCTCTTGTCGCACCATTGATAGCACAGCTAGAGCTAATGCTGAATCCTCTAGCGATAAAACGCTAACTTCTCAGTCCTCAGGAATTATTGATCTCAGTAGCTGCATGCAGGACACTCAGATCACTGTGCCTACTTTAAATGG ATGGCTTCTTGGTTATCCAGTAGTGTACTTGTTTGGCAAGGAGCAGATTTCCGATTCCATTTATAATCTTTCCACCAAGTATCTTAACATCTTCAGAATTTTAGTCAG GAATGTTTCATCAAAAAAAGGTTCACGCCTAGAAGAATTGATGAG TTTTTCGGTGCCTTATGAACTGAGCATGGGAGGAAGCAAGGAACCATGGGCAGAGGCATTTATGGGTAAAATGCAGTCAAGGTGGGAAAATTGCAAACAAGTATGGAAAGTGTTGCAATTGGAGGTTAGTGAATGTTATCCACAAGCAATTGTGTTATAG
- the LOC136223754 gene encoding uncharacterized protein isoform X1 — MQPGMYNNVGPQPGAPRPPANSQPNPFGNAFYGAGSGIIRGGIAGYGEKFIGTSAEYVQSNITRYFSDPQYYFQVNDQYVRNKLKVVLFPFLHRGHWTRITEPVGGRLSYKPPLYDINAPDLYIPFMAFGTYVVLAGLTLGLNGKFSPEALNWLFAKGLLGWFMQVALLKLTLLSLGSGEAPLLDIVAYAGYTFIGMCIAVLGKILFNYSYYFLMPWACLCMGIFLVKTMKRVLFAEVRSYDSSKHHYLLLFIALAQFPLFTWLGNITINWLF; from the exons ATGCAACCAG GAATGTATAACAATGTGGGACCCCAGCCTGGGGCGCCAAGGCCTCCTGCAAATTCTCAGCCTAATCCATTCGGGAATGCATTCTATGGGGCTGGTTCAGGAATTATTAGAGGTGGAATTGCTGGCTATGGAGAGAAATTTATTGGAACTAGCGCTGAATATGTACAAAGCAAT ATAACTAGGTACTTCTCTGATCCCCAGTACTATTTCCAAGTGAATGACCAATACGTGAgaaacaaattgaaggttgtttTATTCCCATTCTTGCACAGG GGGCACTGGACACGAATAACTGAACCTGTAGGTGGCAGGCTTTCCTACAAACCCCCGCTTTATGATATCAATGCTCCAGATTTGTACATTCCGTTCATGGCATTTGGCACATATGTTGTACTCGCAGGATTGACATTGGGACTTAATGGAAA ATTTAGCCCAGAAGCGCTCAATTGGTTGTTTGCGAAGGGACTACTTGGGTGGTTTATGCAAGTTGCACTGCTCAAATTAACTCTGCTTTCATTGGGTAGTGGAGAGGCGCCTTTGCTAGACATCGTCGCATACGCTGGTTATACTTTCATAGGGATGTGTATAGCTGTTCTCGGAAAGATCTTATTCAACTACTCTTACTACTTTTTGATGCCGTGGGCGTGCCTATGCATGGGAATTTTCTTGGTGAAGACGATGAAGAGAGTTCTATTTGCAGAGGTGAGGAGTTATGATTCAAGCAAGCATCATTATCTCTTACTATTCATCGCTTTGGCTCAGTTCCCGCTGTTCACATGGCTTGGGAACATTACGATCAATTGGCTTTTCTAA
- the LOC136223754 gene encoding uncharacterized protein isoform X2: MYNNVGPQPGAPRPPANSQPNPFGNAFYGAGSGIIRGGIAGYGEKFIGTSAEYVQSNITRYFSDPQYYFQVNDQYVRNKLKVVLFPFLHRGHWTRITEPVGGRLSYKPPLYDINAPDLYIPFMAFGTYVVLAGLTLGLNGKFSPEALNWLFAKGLLGWFMQVALLKLTLLSLGSGEAPLLDIVAYAGYTFIGMCIAVLGKILFNYSYYFLMPWACLCMGIFLVKTMKRVLFAEVRSYDSSKHHYLLLFIALAQFPLFTWLGNITINWLF, encoded by the exons ATGTATAACAATGTGGGACCCCAGCCTGGGGCGCCAAGGCCTCCTGCAAATTCTCAGCCTAATCCATTCGGGAATGCATTCTATGGGGCTGGTTCAGGAATTATTAGAGGTGGAATTGCTGGCTATGGAGAGAAATTTATTGGAACTAGCGCTGAATATGTACAAAGCAAT ATAACTAGGTACTTCTCTGATCCCCAGTACTATTTCCAAGTGAATGACCAATACGTGAgaaacaaattgaaggttgtttTATTCCCATTCTTGCACAGG GGGCACTGGACACGAATAACTGAACCTGTAGGTGGCAGGCTTTCCTACAAACCCCCGCTTTATGATATCAATGCTCCAGATTTGTACATTCCGTTCATGGCATTTGGCACATATGTTGTACTCGCAGGATTGACATTGGGACTTAATGGAAA ATTTAGCCCAGAAGCGCTCAATTGGTTGTTTGCGAAGGGACTACTTGGGTGGTTTATGCAAGTTGCACTGCTCAAATTAACTCTGCTTTCATTGGGTAGTGGAGAGGCGCCTTTGCTAGACATCGTCGCATACGCTGGTTATACTTTCATAGGGATGTGTATAGCTGTTCTCGGAAAGATCTTATTCAACTACTCTTACTACTTTTTGATGCCGTGGGCGTGCCTATGCATGGGAATTTTCTTGGTGAAGACGATGAAGAGAGTTCTATTTGCAGAGGTGAGGAGTTATGATTCAAGCAAGCATCATTATCTCTTACTATTCATCGCTTTGGCTCAGTTCCCGCTGTTCACATGGCTTGGGAACATTACGATCAATTGGCTTTTCTAA